The sequence CTCGACCTGCTCCTGGCGCCGATCCTCGACGAGCGCGGGAAGCTCCGCGGGCTGCTGTCGGTGGACGTGCCGCGCGACCGCCGACGTCCCGACCCGGCCATGCGCGAGCAGCTGCAGCGCTATGCGCGACAGACCCGGCGCAGCGTGCTCACCGCGCTGGAACGAGCAGAGCTCGCCGAGCAGCTGCTGCTCGCGGACACGGCCCGACGCATCGTCCGTCAGGTGAGCTCGGAGCTGTCGATCGAACGAATCATCGAGGTCTGTCAACCGGCGGTGACCCTGGGTTTCAACGCCCGCGGGATGTGGCTCCACACATTCGAGGGGGACGATGCAAGCGCAGACACGATCTACGCCCCCACCGGGGCCAAGCACGAGACGCTCGAGGCGTTCAACGTGCTCGGGCGGGTCGCGGCGGGCCGCCTCTGGGCCGCTCAAGAAGTGGCAGTCGTGACCGCCGACGCCGTGTCTCCCGCCGAGACCCTCGCCCTGGATGCGAACCAGCAAGAACTGGTTCACGCCCTGATGCACGAGATTCGCGCCTCCTCGATGCTGTTCATCCCGCTGGGCGCAGGGAACGAGTGCCTCGGGACCATGGCGCTCACCCGGCGCGGAGAGCATCCCGACTGGAGTCCGGTGGAGCGCCAGACGGGCCTCGAGATCGGCCACGACCTGGGTCGTGCCCTCGTCAACGCCCGCACCTTCGAGCGCGAGCGGATGCTCCTCGAGGAGCTGCGTGAGCTTGCCGGCTACAAGAGCCGGCTGATCGCGACCATCTCGCACGAGCTGAAGAATCCACTGACCTCGATCCGCGCTCACGTCGAGCTGGTCGAAGCCGAGGCGGAGTCGGGCAGTTGCGCCGCTCCGTCCCTGCCCGAGTCGATTCCGGCCATCGGCCGCGCCGTGACGCGCATGAGCGGCCTGGTCGACGACCTGCTGGTGCTCGCCGAGGTCGGTGACCCCACCTCGGTGCTCGACCCCGGTCCCGTCGACCTCCGGCGGCTGCTCGACGACGTGCTGGACCTGCTCCGCGTGACCCTCGACCAGGAAGGCCTCGAGGTCGACCTGACCTATCCTGCGGGTCCGGTGTGGGCCTGGGGCGAGGCGAGCGAGCTCTATCGCGTGGGGGCCAACCTGATCAGCAACGCGGTCAAGTACACACCCTCGGGAGGCACGATCTCGATCTCCCTCGGCTGCGTCCCGGACGGGGTCGAGCTGATCGTCGCCGACACCGGGCTCGGCATCTCACCCGAAGACCAGGATCGGCTGTTCCAGGAATTCTTCCGCTCCACCAACCCAGCCGCCCTCGCCCTGCCCGGCACAGGCCTGGGCCTGAGCATCGTGCACCGCATCATCGAGCGCCACGGCGGCGAGATCCGCGTCAGCTCCGCCCTGGGTGCGGGCGCCGCCTTCACGGTGAGGCTGCCCTCGCCCCCACGTGAGCCGCTTCACACGGTCGCGCCCGATTCGACATGCCGGCCACCTCGTGTTGTCGTGGTGGGGCCAGTGGCTGCTGCCTCCCGCGTGAGGCGCCTCCCCTCGTGAGGTGATGCACGCCGTGGCCTCGACACCCGCCCCGACGGTGTCGCGTCCGAGCGCCGGATGGCGCACAGCTACTTCGTGAGGTTCCTTCCACGTGCGTTCCACCTCGAGTCCTGCCCACAACCGTTTCCGTGGCGTCGCCGCGAGCACAGCCGCAGCCGCCTTGACCTTCACCCTGGCGCCCGGCGCTGCCGCGGCGCAGGCGCCGACGACAGCCGACGACCAGGTCACGGTCCGCCTGAAGGTCGCCAGCGAGCCTGCGATGGAGGTCGCCGTCGAGCCTCGGATCTGGCCCAGTCGGCTGATGGCCAGTCAGGGCGTCGTCGTCGATGGCAACGACCTCGTCGAGGTCGTCCGTGACGGTCGGGAGGTCAGTGGGCCCAAGAAGCGAGTGCGTGAGGGTGACACCGTCCGGCTGGTCGACGTGGAGAAGCGACGCAAGACCAAGCGCAGGTCGGTCCCGGCCGGGGTCGTGGAGGTCCCCACCACCGAGCTGGCCCCCGGGCGTCGCAAGGTCGTCCGAGAGGGGAAGGCCGGCGTCCGGCGACTCCGCGCTGTGCGCACGATCCACAACGGTGAGCCGGTGAACTACCGCGTCGTACGGCGTACGACGATCCGCCCGCCACAGCCCAGGCGGGTGCTCGTCGGCCGTCAGCCCTGGTCCGTTCGTGGAGCGGACGGCCTGAACTGGTCCGCTCTCGCCCGTTGCGAGTCGGGCGGCAACCCCCGGGCGGTGAACCCGGCGGGCTACTACGGCCTCTACCAGTTCAACGTCGCGACGTGGGGCAGCGTCGGCGGCTCCGGGATGCCGCACCACGCGTCGTCCAGCGAGCAGACCTACCGCGCGAAGCTCCTCTACAAGTCCCGCGGCCGCTCCCCCTGGCCCACCTGCGGCCGGCTGCTCTGAGCACTCCGGCGGCCACGTGAGACCTGCACGCCGGCGTCACACGTGGCCGCTGAGCTGGGCCAGCCGGGCCGCGAGCGCATCCACCATGGCGGCGGCCTGCTTGCCTGAGACGCCTGCCTTGCGATCGCCGCCCTGGCTCGAGACCGGGAGGACGTCCACCGAGAGCCTCGCGCCACCTGCGAGCGCCCGCAGCTCGTCGATCTTCTGGGCGAACGGGGAACCACTGCCGGGCGAGTAGTAGTCCACGACCTCGTCGATCTCGTCGGCGAACAGGTCGGCCTTCGTCACCGCGATGACGAGCCACACCGGCTTGTCCCGTCGCACGGCCATCGAGGCGATCCGGTGGGCGGTGATGGACCAGTCCTCCAGCTCCGCGGACAGCTGTTCCTCTCGGGTCGCGCTCGCCGTACCGCTGGTGCCCGCCGTACGTCGCGGTGTGGCGTGGCCGTTGGCGACCACATGGATCACGCCGTCGACCGGCTCGTCGTGGAAGACCTCGTCGAGGGCACCGAGACGCGTCGCGGCGTTGTCGCCCGGCACGACCAGGAAGCGGAAGCCGTGCAGCCGCGGGGAGCGACGGGTGCGTCGCTCCATCACTGCCGAGCCGACCTCGGCCACCCCTTCCCCCGGTGTGCGCCGCGCCAGCCGGTCGGCCAGCTGGGTCTTCCCGACCCCGGTCATCCCGGTGACTGCCACC comes from Nocardioides piscis and encodes:
- a CDS encoding sensor histidine kinase, with translation MDQPDVEAVFVDALQNIAEGVTDLLGFEVAAISIARGDDTLEMIAVAGSTEARDQLLGHRTPISQIEQELASAERWGALRFVPHERMSIDLDDLGWIPDLELSDDPEMWHPLDLLLAPILDERGKLRGLLSVDVPRDRRRPDPAMREQLQRYARQTRRSVLTALERAELAEQLLLADTARRIVRQVSSELSIERIIEVCQPAVTLGFNARGMWLHTFEGDDASADTIYAPTGAKHETLEAFNVLGRVAAGRLWAAQEVAVVTADAVSPAETLALDANQQELVHALMHEIRASSMLFIPLGAGNECLGTMALTRRGEHPDWSPVERQTGLEIGHDLGRALVNARTFERERMLLEELRELAGYKSRLIATISHELKNPLTSIRAHVELVEAEAESGSCAAPSLPESIPAIGRAVTRMSGLVDDLLVLAEVGDPTSVLDPGPVDLRRLLDDVLDLLRVTLDQEGLEVDLTYPAGPVWAWGEASELYRVGANLISNAVKYTPSGGTISISLGCVPDGVELIVADTGLGISPEDQDRLFQEFFRSTNPAALALPGTGLGLSIVHRIIERHGGEIRVSSALGAGAAFTVRLPSPPREPLHTVAPDSTCRPPRVVVVGPVAAASRVRRLPS
- a CDS encoding resuscitation-promoting factor, coding for MRSTSSPAHNRFRGVAASTAAAALTFTLAPGAAAAQAPTTADDQVTVRLKVASEPAMEVAVEPRIWPSRLMASQGVVVDGNDLVEVVRDGREVSGPKKRVREGDTVRLVDVEKRRKTKRRSVPAGVVEVPTTELAPGRRKVVREGKAGVRRLRAVRTIHNGEPVNYRVVRRTTIRPPQPRRVLVGRQPWSVRGADGLNWSALARCESGGNPRAVNPAGYYGLYQFNVATWGSVGGSGMPHHASSSEQTYRAKLLYKSRGRSPWPTCGRLL
- a CDS encoding GTPase domain-containing protein — encoded protein: MSRTAPRIRTILPGSGRAAIGATVAGGLLTGLASTPDRFGRLFRRRFPTVAVTGMTGVGKTQLADRLARRTPGEGVAEVGSAVMERRTRRSPRLHGFRFLVVPGDNAATRLGALDEVFHDEPVDGVIHVVANGHATPRRTAGTSGTASATREEQLSAELEDWSITAHRIASMAVRRDKPVWLVIAVTKADLFADEIDEVVDYYSPGSGSPFAQKIDELRALAGGARLSVDVLPVSSQGGDRKAGVSGKQAAAMVDALAARLAQLSGHV